From the genome of Corallococcus macrosporus DSM 14697:
GTCGTCTACAACCACACCTGCGAGGGCAACCAGCTGGGCCCCACGCTGTCCTTCAAGGGCGTGGACAACGCGGCGTACTACCGGCTCACGGACAAGGACGCGCGCTACTACATGGACTTCACCGGGTGCGGGAACTCGTGGAACGCCACGCACCCGTACGCGCTGAAGCTCATCGCCGACTCCCTGCGCTACTGGGTGGAGGAGATGCACGTGGACGGGTTCCGCTTCGACCTGGCCACCACGCTGGGCCGGGACAGGCACGGCTACGACACCCGCGCGGCCTTCTTCCAGATTGTCCACCAGGACCCGGTGCTCAGCCGGGTGAAGCTCATCTCCGAGCCCTGGGACGTGGGTGACTTCGGCTACCAGGTGGGCAACTTCCCGGTGCTGTGGAGCGAGTGGAACGGCAAGTACCGCGACACCATCCGCCGCTACTGGAAGGGCGATGACCGGCAGGCGGCGGAGATTGGCTACCGCCTCACGGGCAGCTCGGACCTGTTCTCGATGTCCGGCCGCAAGCCCACCGCGAGCGTGAACTTCGTCACCGCGCATGACGGCTTCACGCTGCATGACCTCGTCACGTACAACGACAAGCACAATGAGGCGAACGGCGAGGAGAACCGGGACGGCGCCAACGACAACCACTCCTGGAACTGCGGGGTGGAGGGCGAGACGACGGACGCGAAGATCAACGCCCTGCGCGAGCAGCAGAAGCGCAACTTCCTGGCCACGCTCTTCCTGTCCCAGGGCGTGCCCATGCTGGTGGCCGGCGACGAGATGGGCCGCACGCAGAAGGGCAACAACAACGCCTACTGCCAGGACAACGAGCTGTCGTGGGTGAACTGGGAGCTGAGCGACACGCAGCGCGCGCTGCTGGACTTCACCTGCGCGCTGACGAAGCTGCGGCGTGAGCAGCCGGTGCTGCACAAGCGGCGCTTCTTCCGCGGCGCCCATATGTGGGACAGCGAGCTGAAGGACCTGGCGTGGTTCCGGCCGGACGGCAAGGAGATGCGCAAGGACGACTGGGAGAAGCCCTACGTGCGCTCCCTGGGCATCCTGCTGGGCGGGGACGCCATCGCCGCCCCGGACGACGAAGGGAACCGGATTGTCGGGGACACCGTGCTGGTGCTGATGAACGCGCACCACGAGCCCATCACCTTCATGCTGCCCGCCGTGGAGTGGGGCGCGGACTGGGAGCTGGTGGTGGACACGGCGGTGTCAGGCGAGTCGCCTCGCACGCACACGCCCGCGGGGGGCACCGTGCAGGTGGTGGGCCGCTCGCTGGCGGTGTTGCGCCGTCCGGCCACGGAGTAGCCCTGGCGGGACAGGCGGCTGGACGAAAATGGGTGCCCCAGAAGGTTCCTCGGAGGGGTCGACGCCCGGGCCTCCCGCCGGTAGGGTGCGCCCCGCCGTACCCTGCAACAGGATTGCCACGTGAACACGCAAGTCGCGCTCTGGGTGGGTTTCAACGTCTTCGTCCTCGCGATGCTCGCGCTGGACCTCGGGCTGTTCCACCGCAAGGACCATGCGGTGACGCCGAAGGAGGCGGGCCTCTGGACGCTGGTGTGGATTACCCTCAGCCTCATCTTCTGCGCGGGCATCTGGCACTACCAGGGGCCCACCGTGGGGCTCCAGTGGTTGACGGCGTACGTGGTGGAGTACGCGCTCTCCGTCGACAACCTCTTCGTCTTCCTGATGGTGTTCAGCTACTTCCGGGTGGCGCCCGAGCACCA
Proteins encoded in this window:
- the glgX gene encoding glycogen debranching protein GlgX, giving the protein MRRAEVLPGKPYPLGATFDGHGVNFAVFSEHAKKVEVCLFDPEDPAKETRRFPLLETTHQVWHGYVPGLAAGTLYGLRVHGPYEPKKGQRFNPHKLLVDPYARAIHGQVDYQGPIYAYTPGAKEDDLAFDARDDAAAVPKGVVLGPDTFDWEGDAPPAVPWHDTLIYEVHVKGFTKLHPRVPEALRGTYAGLAHPASIEHLKKVGVTAVELLPIQHIVDEPFLIQREKVNYWGYNTLGYFAPDARYSGSGSLGGQVDEFKRMVKQLHRAGIEVILDVVYNHTCEGNQLGPTLSFKGVDNAAYYRLTDKDARYYMDFTGCGNSWNATHPYALKLIADSLRYWVEEMHVDGFRFDLATTLGRDRHGYDTRAAFFQIVHQDPVLSRVKLISEPWDVGDFGYQVGNFPVLWSEWNGKYRDTIRRYWKGDDRQAAEIGYRLTGSSDLFSMSGRKPTASVNFVTAHDGFTLHDLVTYNDKHNEANGEENRDGANDNHSWNCGVEGETTDAKINALREQQKRNFLATLFLSQGVPMLVAGDEMGRTQKGNNNAYCQDNELSWVNWELSDTQRALLDFTCALTKLRREQPVLHKRRFFRGAHMWDSELKDLAWFRPDGKEMRKDDWEKPYVRSLGILLGGDAIAAPDDEGNRIVGDTVLVLMNAHHEPITFMLPAVEWGADWELVVDTAVSGESPRTHTPAGGTVQVVGRSLAVLRRPATE